The following coding sequences are from one Salvia hispanica cultivar TCC Black 2014 chromosome 3, UniMelb_Shisp_WGS_1.0, whole genome shotgun sequence window:
- the LOC125216334 gene encoding dehydration-responsive element-binding protein 1F-like — MDLARRHHSPPPEKPTPAGKKRAGRKVVKETRHPIYRGVRRKNGGKWVCEVREPNKKSRIWLGTFPSPETAAVAHDVASLALRVDHAPLNFPEAAARLPRPRSASHHDIQRAASEAARDFCPIWTSQSARVSSRENKIIINSPDSNSSGEKDDSVDLGQTESSEDCWSGGFVDEEAVFNMPALLDSMAEGMLLTPLGMKKGFNWSEYDDEVDDRAMELNLWVD; from the coding sequence ATGGATCTCGCGCGCCGCCATCACTCTCCTCCGCCGGAAAAACCAACTCCGGCAGGGAAGAAACGGGCGGGGCGGAAGGTGGTGAAGGAGACGCGCCACCCCATCTACCGGGGAGTGCGGCGGAAGAACGGCGGGAAATGGGTGTGCGAGGTTCGTGAGCCTAACAAGAAATCAAGAATATGGCTAGGGACCTTCCCTAGCCCCGAGACGGCCGCGGTCGCCCACGACGTGGCCTCCCTGGCCCTGCGTGTGGACCACGCGCCGCTCAACTTCCCGGAGGCCGCCGCCCGGCTCCCCCGCCCCCGGTCGGCCTCCCACCATGACATCCAGCGAGCGGCCTCAGAGGCCGCCCGGGATTTCTGCCCTATATGGACGTCTCAGTCCGCTAGGGTCAGTTCccgagagaataaaataataataaattcacCAGACAGTAATTCGTCTGGCGAAAAGGACGATTCTGTTGACCTTGGTCAGACAGAATCGTCTGAGGATTGTTGGTCGGGCGGATTTGTGGACGAGGAGGCGGTGTTTAACATGCCGGCGTTGCTAGATAGTATGGCGGAGGGGATGCTTCTAACTCCTTTGGGTATGAAGAAAGGGTTCAATTGGAGTGAATATGATGATGAGGTGGATGATCGAGCCATGGAGTTGAATTTGTGGGTGGACTAG
- the LOC125209180 gene encoding uncharacterized protein LOC125209180, whose protein sequence is MRDLASCFSDYSVQISETSCSSYSPNSCISPNLTPSVQNAVTSLYRATLSNQKQIPVTLTWSRSSVSQSLAIALGDAQSAAAVKLTTNSRIFRKLKGAKTLEFHGSAIEIFYDLSAARYESGAEPVDGYYVFIAIDSELSPILGGGGGSAPEAYLRKLKSGAKIAKFALVSRQEHFSGNAMYSTKAKFRDGGAAHDVVIQCGGGGDGEGMKQHPVLSVCVDRKTVIRVKRLQWNFRGNQTIFLDGLLVDLMWDVYDWFSGSGSGPGCAVFMFRTRSGMDSRLWLEEKMVRKDEDKHEFSFMIYACKNL, encoded by the coding sequence ATGAGAGATTTAGCATCGTGCTTCAGCGATTACTCGGTGCAGATTTCGGAGACATCGTGCTCGAGCTACTCTCCGAATTCCTGCATTTCCCCAAATTTAACCCCTTCCGTTCAAAATGCGGTCACGTCTCTCTACAGAGCGACGCTCTCCAATCAGAAGCAGATTCCGGTGACGCTGACGTGGAGCCGCAGCAGCGTCTCTCAATCGCTGGCGATCGCCCTCGGCGACGCCCaatcggcggcggcggtgaaGCTCACCACCAATTCGCGGATTTTCCGGAAGCTCAAGGGCGCCAAAACCCTAGAATTCCACGGCAGCGCGATCGAGATCTTCTACGATCTCTCCGCCGCGAGGTACGAGTCCGGCGCGGAGCCGGTCGACGGCTACTACGTCTTCATCGCGATCGACTCCGAGCTCAGCCCGATcctcggcggcggcggcggatcgGCGCCGGAGGCTTACCTCAGGAAATTGAAATCGGGGGCGAAAATCGCGAAATTCGCACTCGTGTCGCGGCAGGAGCACTTCTCCGGCAACGCGATGTACTCTACCAAGGCCAAATTCCGCGACGGCGGCGCGGCGCACGACGTCGTGATCCagtgcggcggcggcggagacgGTGAGGGGATGAAGCAGCACCCGGTGCTGTCGGTGTGCGTGGATAGGAAGACGGTGATAAGGGTGAAGAGGCTGCAGTGGAATTTCAGGGGAAATCAGACGATTTTCCTGGACGGATTGCTGGTGGATTTGATGTGGGATGTGTACGACTGGTTttcgggctcgggctcgggccCGGGGTGCGCGGTGTTCATGTTCAGGACTCGGAGCGGGATGGATAGCAGGCTGTGGCTGGAGGAGAAGATGGTGAGGAAAGATGAAGATAAGCATGAGTTTTCATTCATGATCTACGCTTGTAAGAATCTTTGA